The nucleotide sequence tcgactCCCTGAAGTCCCTCTGCGGGTCGCGCGAGCACTTCACGACCGCGAACCTCTCCAAGCCCTTCCTCTTCCCCTCCGCCCTCCTCGCAGCCGCCTTTATCCTCTCCACCTCCGCCTTTGCCGCTGCCGCGCGCGGCGAGCGTACCCTAACCTTGGCTCTATGCTGGATCTTCCCGCCGAACGATCGCCGTGGGAGCCCATCCCTGCCATCGGTGTCGACCCGCTGATCCGAAGTATATACCACCGTGGTCCTCGTGCTCCGCCGCGGCCGCGGGAGGCGCCGGCCGAGGCCGAGATCGCACCCCGACGCGTCGCTCCCGGAGTCCGACTCGACCCACCGCCTCGTGGACCGCCGGGAGAACGGGATGATGTGGCCAAGGGTGATCTCGAGATCGCCCACCGAGTGGTGCCGGGCGGACCGCTGGCGCGCCGCCGCGGGAGTGATCCTCGGTCGGGAGCCACCGCCATCCTCCCCAACGGAGAGGCGGCCGGGGGCGGCGGAGCAGTAGGCGAGGGGATCGAGCTGGGGATCAGGCGGGGAAGGAGAAGGCGGAGGGGTGAAGACGGCGCCAGGTGGCACGACAACGGGTGCGGTTCTTCTCTTGGGCTTGAGTTTAGCGAGCCAAGAGAAAGGAAGAACGCTGGAGAAAGAAAAGCTCGAGGAAGTCGAggtcagcttcttcttcttcttcttcttcttagtctTCTTCGTCTTATTCTCCTCCTGCTTTCGTCGTTCTTGTTCTTGCTGCTGTTGATGATGTTGATTTCTTCTCCATCCCATCTTCCCTATCGTTAAGCCGGTCTTTCCTGCCACCAGTATGGGTTCCCAACGAATCAGAAACAAGCAGCAGTTGGCGAGGAGTGAAGGTGGCGGTTACGGGGGAACGAACGTGGGAGTCTTATGGACTCCTCCACCGCTATAGGTTGGTAGTggtcaagtttaaggttggtagggaGGGGTTGGTTTTGAAAGAAAGT is from Musa acuminata AAA Group cultivar baxijiao chromosome BXJ1-6, Cavendish_Baxijiao_AAA, whole genome shotgun sequence and encodes:
- the LOC135677564 gene encoding transcription repressor OFP1-like, whose translation is MGWRRNQHHQQQQEQERRKQEENKTKKTKKKKKKKKLTSTSSSFSFSSVLPFSWLAKLKPKRRTAPVVVPPGAVFTPPPSPSPPDPQLDPLAYCSAAPGRLSVGEDGGGSRPRITPAAARQRSARHHSVGDLEITLGHIIPFSRRSTRRWVESDSGSDASGCDLGLGRRLPRPRRSTRTTVVYTSDQRVDTDGRDGLPRRSFGGKIQHRAKVRVRSPRAAAAKAEVERIKAAARRAEGKRKGLERFAVVKCSRDPQRDFRESMVEMIRQKGIGRPEEMESLLACYLSLNSDEHHDVIVKVFRQVWFELSQSPIDGIDGSSDQC